In a genomic window of Lacrimispora sp. BS-2:
- a CDS encoding vWA domain-containing protein: MKKLKAVSFLVSFLVFISASFCAFGEEIASGKNGLDVMFVMDYSGSMSANDPDHTAIGMVKAFIDTVHSADIRIGFVAYNDQIVSSAAPVSVRTQEERDSLKALMDSAGYSGNTDIGLGLNYAYGLTGQENGRKCMIVLISDGETDLKGSRAGRTREISDQDLRNTVEASRSRNIPLYTVAFGKYDGSKEILKEISSQTGGQNYTVEKPETLIDVLYGIFHDNMAYRIQEIAGGIYGEGSQSLRIKLDDSHLDEMDVLMISPQQIGDTTVVYGEQQIKPVNLVHYSVAKVSDIKRDISEMTIQTSTRKNQELKIYLISYRDLTPVMEIETAVARNNPLSYKIYFKDKSGSVIKDEAFYANFTPKVVIYPDGQSDSGRRDIETAVKEGVLTGEMVFPQSGTYYIEARLDDRMESCIFNTARIQVINTPPAGELPKNVHYNPLTGEKQLVLNDYFTDSDGDSILYTLEQDAGDLAEVSLNNGILTVKPLKAGSRNLILKISDGEAAISYTYSLEIIPLWKAYWWVIVLILAAAGAVLWRLFHKPKPELEVITEKKAQNRFQGKMDAYFMEQPEGEDEIPPLTFPMYKIKDNRVSLGDLMKEYPGASESLGLDHIFLIADEDRRMILYHSSESSLMIGNSIVCRKIQYSVSFGDIISITSPDGAYDLEVHYISMIQ, from the coding sequence ATGAAAAAATTAAAGGCAGTTTCATTTTTAGTAAGTTTTCTTGTTTTTATTTCTGCCTCGTTTTGTGCATTCGGGGAGGAAATAGCAAGTGGGAAAAATGGTCTGGATGTCATGTTTGTCATGGACTATAGCGGTTCCATGTCTGCCAATGATCCGGATCACACGGCAATCGGTATGGTAAAAGCGTTTATTGATACAGTGCACAGTGCTGATATCCGGATCGGGTTTGTAGCATATAATGACCAAATTGTGTCATCTGCTGCTCCGGTTTCCGTGAGGACTCAGGAAGAGAGGGACTCATTAAAAGCCCTGATGGATTCCGCCGGGTATTCGGGTAATACGGACATTGGATTAGGATTAAATTATGCATATGGCCTGACCGGACAGGAAAACGGAAGAAAGTGCATGATCGTTTTAATATCGGATGGAGAAACGGATTTAAAAGGTTCCCGGGCCGGAAGGACCAGAGAAATCTCTGATCAGGACTTGAGAAATACGGTAGAGGCCAGCCGTTCCCGGAATATACCGCTTTATACGGTGGCTTTCGGCAAATACGACGGCAGCAAGGAGATTCTGAAGGAAATTTCCAGCCAGACAGGCGGACAAAATTATACGGTTGAAAAGCCGGAAACCTTAATTGATGTACTGTATGGGATCTTTCATGACAACATGGCTTACCGCATTCAGGAAATCGCGGGCGGTATTTATGGGGAAGGCAGCCAGAGCCTGCGCATTAAGCTTGATGATTCCCATTTAGATGAGATGGATGTTCTGATGATATCTCCTCAGCAAATTGGAGATACTACGGTTGTTTACGGAGAGCAGCAGATAAAACCGGTTAATCTGGTTCACTATTCTGTGGCAAAGGTATCGGACATAAAAAGAGATATCAGTGAAATGACCATACAGACCAGCACAAGAAAGAATCAGGAACTGAAGATTTATTTGATCAGCTACAGGGATTTGACTCCTGTTATGGAAATAGAAACAGCGGTTGCGAGAAACAATCCATTGTCTTATAAAATTTATTTCAAGGATAAAAGCGGGTCAGTCATCAAGGACGAAGCCTTTTATGCCAACTTCACTCCCAAGGTGGTCATTTACCCGGACGGGCAGTCGGACAGCGGCAGAAGGGATATTGAAACTGCCGTCAAGGAAGGGGTTCTTACAGGAGAAATGGTTTTCCCCCAGTCAGGGACTTATTACATAGAAGCCCGTTTGGATGACAGGATGGAGTCTTGCATTTTTAATACGGCAAGAATCCAGGTAATTAACACACCTCCTGCAGGAGAACTTCCAAAGAACGTTCATTATAATCCTTTAACCGGGGAAAAACAGCTGGTACTTAACGATTATTTTACCGATTCTGATGGAGACAGCATTCTTTATACTTTGGAACAGGATGCCGGTGATTTGGCAGAGGTCAGTCTGAATAATGGAATCCTTACTGTTAAACCGTTAAAAGCAGGAAGCCGAAATCTGATACTGAAGATATCCGATGGAGAGGCGGCAATATCCTATACCTATTCCTTAGAGATAATCCCATTGTGGAAGGCATACTGGTGGGTTATTGTTCTCATTCTGGCAGCCGCAGGCGCTGTCCTTTGGAGACTGTTCCATAAACCAAAGCCTGAGCTGGAAGTGATTACGGAAAAGAAAGCCCAGAACCGATTCCAGGGAAAGATGGATGCCTATTTTATGGAGCAGCCGGAGGGAGAAGATGAGATCCCACCCCTTACATTCCCTATGTATAAGATTAAGGATAACAGGGTAAGCCTTGGAGACTTAATGAAAGAATATCCAGGTGCTTCTGAATCCCTGGGACTGGACCACATATTTCTCATAGCGGATGAGGACAGGCGGATGATTTTATATCATTCATCAGAGTCTTCCCTTATGATCGGAAATTCCATTGTGTGCAGAAAGATACAGTACAGCGTAAGCTTTGGTGATATCATATCCATTACATCTCCGGATGGAGCTTATGATCTGGAGGTTCACTATATTTCTATGATTCAATAA